A single region of the Rhipicephalus microplus isolate Deutch F79 chromosome 10, USDA_Rmic, whole genome shotgun sequence genome encodes:
- the LOC142774728 gene encoding uncharacterized protein LOC142774728 isoform X2: protein MDQPPSQIPRPAKQRSARFYFTPEVDIFLLREVLAVDSFEDGSRWAAIVRNISAVLLRDVVARSLRDRLDLLLAQFAARDRENLRRSGTEEECNEKERLLAEVYHLAQNSGYCLKSSAVRKVAAAAKQQLKQEQAKSERSATEKKIAAAIGDLGASEFEATGREWMSVEEDILSSHDQDSMWSTNVYALGEAQASATCDDCEVLASVSQLPASISEKGVRIPSCSFLKKG, encoded by the exons ATGGATCAGCCGCCTTCTCAGATTCCGCGTCCGGCGAAGCAGCGCAGCGCAAGGTTTTACTTTACGCCGGAGGTGGACATTTTTCTTTTACGGGAGGTGCTGGCCGTGGACTCTTTTGAAGATGGTTCGAGATGGGCCGCCATCGTTCGCAACATATCGGCGGTGTTGCTGAGGGATGTTGTTGCCCGGAGCCTTCGGGACCGCCTCGATTTGTTGCTCGCGCAGTTCGCCGCGCGCGACAGAGAAAATTTAAGAAG ATCTGGAACAGAAGAAGAATGTAATGAAAAAGAGAGGCTGCTGGCAGAGGTATACCACTTAGCACAGAACAGTGGGTACTGCTTAAAAAGCAGTGCCGTAAGGAAAGTTGCAGCTGCAGCAAAACAGCAGCTAAAGCAGGAGCAAGCAAAATCGGAGCGCTCAGCTACAGAAAAGAAAATAGCTGCAGCAATCGGAGACCTAGGTGCCTCAGAATTCGAAGCAACTGGAAGGGAGTGGATGTCTGTGGAAGAGGACATACTGTCTTCGCATGATCAAGACAGCATGT GGTCCACAAACGTCTATGCCCTGGGGGAGGCCCAAGCTTCAGCTACCTGTGATGACTGCGAGGTGCTGGCATCAGTTTCACAACTACCCGCCAGCATCTCG GAAAAAGGCGTGAGGATCCCCTCTTGCAGTTTTTTGAAAAAAGGCTAA
- the LOC142774728 gene encoding uncharacterized protein LOC142774728 isoform X3 gives MDQPPSQIPRPAKQRSARFYFTPEVDIFLLREVLAVDSFEDGSRWAAIVRNISAVLLRDVVARSLRDRLDLLLAQFAARDRENLRRSGTEEECNEKERLLAEVYHLAQNSGYCLKSSAVRKVAAAAKQQLKQEQAKSERSATEKKIAAAIGDLGASEFEATGREWMSVEEDILSSHDQDSMWSTNVYALGEAQASATCDDCEVLASVSQLPASISKLL, from the exons ATGGATCAGCCGCCTTCTCAGATTCCGCGTCCGGCGAAGCAGCGCAGCGCAAGGTTTTACTTTACGCCGGAGGTGGACATTTTTCTTTTACGGGAGGTGCTGGCCGTGGACTCTTTTGAAGATGGTTCGAGATGGGCCGCCATCGTTCGCAACATATCGGCGGTGTTGCTGAGGGATGTTGTTGCCCGGAGCCTTCGGGACCGCCTCGATTTGTTGCTCGCGCAGTTCGCCGCGCGCGACAGAGAAAATTTAAGAAG ATCTGGAACAGAAGAAGAATGTAATGAAAAAGAGAGGCTGCTGGCAGAGGTATACCACTTAGCACAGAACAGTGGGTACTGCTTAAAAAGCAGTGCCGTAAGGAAAGTTGCAGCTGCAGCAAAACAGCAGCTAAAGCAGGAGCAAGCAAAATCGGAGCGCTCAGCTACAGAAAAGAAAATAGCTGCAGCAATCGGAGACCTAGGTGCCTCAGAATTCGAAGCAACTGGAAGGGAGTGGATGTCTGTGGAAGAGGACATACTGTCTTCGCATGATCAAGACAGCATGT GGTCCACAAACGTCTATGCCCTGGGGGAGGCCCAAGCTTCAGCTACCTGTGATGACTGCGAGGTGCTGGCATCAGTTTCACAACTACCCGCCAGCATCTCG AAGTTGCTCTGA
- the LOC119181043 gene encoding alpha-ketoglutarate-dependent dioxygenase alkB homolog 7, mitochondrial isoform X2, with translation MAAFAVTRLVLPASKMRCNLLSNTFKPTRWLCSAQIDVANASKGRPVLTEEYVSAHFEGSDANTLAEVAQSMTVYDDFVTSEEESTLFAEIEPQYKRLRYESSHWDDAIHGYREIERTTWSPPCEAILGRIRALAFTPEVNQIQHVHCLDLLEDGHIKPHVDSVRFCGDTIAGLSLLSSSIMKLVHEKMPDKWVKIFLRRRSLYIMSLSEHTHEIFLH, from the exons ATGGCCGCCTTCGCGGTGACCCGTCTTGTTCTGCCGGCGTCAAAAATGCGCTGTAACTTATTATCGAATACGTTTAAACCAACGCGGTGGCTATGTTCGGCGCAGATAGACGTTGCCAACGCGTCCAAAGGACGGCCAGTGCTGACGGAGGAATATGTGAGCGCTCACTTCGAAGGATCTGACGCGAACACACTCGCCGAGGTGGCCCAGAGCATGACCGTCTACGACGATTTTGTGACGTCCGAAGAAGAGAGCACGCTGTTCGCCGAAATCGAGCCGCAGTACAAGAGGCTGCGGTACGAGAGCAGCCACTGGGACGAT GCGATTCACGGTTACCGGGAGATTGAGCGCACAACTTGGTCCCCGCCGTGTGAGGCGATATTGGGACGAATCAGGGCGCTCGCGTTCACTCCCGAAGTGAACCAGATACAGCACGTTCATTGTCTCGACCTTCTCGAAGACGGCCACATCAAACCGCACGTGGACAGCGTTCGG ttCTGCGGTGACACAATAGCCGGGCTGTCTCTCCTGTCGTCGAGCATCATGAAGCTGGTTCACGAAAAAATGCCAGACAAGTGGGTTAAAATATTTCTTAGGAGACGATCGCTATACATAATGAG CCTGTCGGAGCACACTCATGAGATATTTCTCCATTGA
- the LOC119181043 gene encoding alpha-ketoglutarate-dependent dioxygenase alkB homolog 7, mitochondrial isoform X1, translating to MAAFAVTRLVLPASKMRCNLLSNTFKPTRWLCSAQIDVANASKGRPVLTEEYVSAHFEGSDANTLAEVAQSMTVYDDFVTSEEESTLFAEIEPQYKRLRYESSHWDDAIHGYREIERTTWSPPCEAILGRIRALAFTPEVNQIQHVHCLDLLEDGHIKPHVDSVRFCGDTIAGLSLLSSSIMKLVHEKMPDKWVKIFLRRRSLYIMRGVARYDYTHEILANQNSVFRSTPVHKSRRISVICRNEPS from the exons ATGGCCGCCTTCGCGGTGACCCGTCTTGTTCTGCCGGCGTCAAAAATGCGCTGTAACTTATTATCGAATACGTTTAAACCAACGCGGTGGCTATGTTCGGCGCAGATAGACGTTGCCAACGCGTCCAAAGGACGGCCAGTGCTGACGGAGGAATATGTGAGCGCTCACTTCGAAGGATCTGACGCGAACACACTCGCCGAGGTGGCCCAGAGCATGACCGTCTACGACGATTTTGTGACGTCCGAAGAAGAGAGCACGCTGTTCGCCGAAATCGAGCCGCAGTACAAGAGGCTGCGGTACGAGAGCAGCCACTGGGACGAT GCGATTCACGGTTACCGGGAGATTGAGCGCACAACTTGGTCCCCGCCGTGTGAGGCGATATTGGGACGAATCAGGGCGCTCGCGTTCACTCCCGAAGTGAACCAGATACAGCACGTTCATTGTCTCGACCTTCTCGAAGACGGCCACATCAAACCGCACGTGGACAGCGTTCGG ttCTGCGGTGACACAATAGCCGGGCTGTCTCTCCTGTCGTCGAGCATCATGAAGCTGGTTCACGAAAAAATGCCAGACAAGTGGGTTAAAATATTTCTTAGGAGACGATCGCTATACATAATGAG AGGAGTAGCAAGGTACGACTACACCCATGAGATCCTGGCCAACCAGAATTCTGTCTTCAGGTCCACTCCCGTGCACAAGTCAAGGAGGATATCTGTCATCTGTCGCAACGAGCCCAGCTGA
- the LOC142774728 gene encoding uncharacterized protein LOC142774728 isoform X1, with protein sequence MDQPPSQIPRPAKQRSARFYFTPEVDIFLLREVLAVDSFEDGSRWAAIVRNISAVLLRDVVARSLRDRLDLLLAQFAARDRENLRRSGTEEECNEKERLLAEVYHLAQNSGYCLKSSAVRKVAAAAKQQLKQEQAKSERSATEKKIAAAIGDLGASEFEATGREWMSVEEDILSSHDQDSMWSTNVYALGEAQASATCDDCEVLASVSQLPASISVSTTGQTAASSSVMVQDLSPSPSPGILHEPSPRPTLNTTPDPTLDPTSTRHPSPILDPTRGSSPGSSSGPTTGPSSGSSPGSTSGLLPTIPKGYMRTPPGICLKNRKRREDPLLQFFEKRLKHEQGARRRDREMEKERLALERERLAVEDRRITLERDKLTLDREVFLQKKREWEETQEKKKEERLARQRREQERELYLRQQGALIDLVRSVVKNIQK encoded by the exons ATGGATCAGCCGCCTTCTCAGATTCCGCGTCCGGCGAAGCAGCGCAGCGCAAGGTTTTACTTTACGCCGGAGGTGGACATTTTTCTTTTACGGGAGGTGCTGGCCGTGGACTCTTTTGAAGATGGTTCGAGATGGGCCGCCATCGTTCGCAACATATCGGCGGTGTTGCTGAGGGATGTTGTTGCCCGGAGCCTTCGGGACCGCCTCGATTTGTTGCTCGCGCAGTTCGCCGCGCGCGACAGAGAAAATTTAAGAAG ATCTGGAACAGAAGAAGAATGTAATGAAAAAGAGAGGCTGCTGGCAGAGGTATACCACTTAGCACAGAACAGTGGGTACTGCTTAAAAAGCAGTGCCGTAAGGAAAGTTGCAGCTGCAGCAAAACAGCAGCTAAAGCAGGAGCAAGCAAAATCGGAGCGCTCAGCTACAGAAAAGAAAATAGCTGCAGCAATCGGAGACCTAGGTGCCTCAGAATTCGAAGCAACTGGAAGGGAGTGGATGTCTGTGGAAGAGGACATACTGTCTTCGCATGATCAAGACAGCATGT GGTCCACAAACGTCTATGCCCTGGGGGAGGCCCAAGCTTCAGCTACCTGTGATGACTGCGAGGTGCTGGCATCAGTTTCACAACTACCCGCCAGCATCTCGGTGAGTACAACAGGGCAGACGGCAGCATCCAGCAGCGTGATGGTTCAGGACCTCTCACCCAGCCCTTCACCTGGCATCCTCCATGAGCCAAGTCCACGCCCTACCCTGAACACCACCCCTGATCCCACCCTTGACCCAACCTCTACCCGCCATCCTAGCCCCATCCTTGATCCCACCCGTGGTTCTTCCCCTGGCTCTTCCTCTGGCCCCACTACTGGCCCTTCCTCTGGCTCCTCGCCAGGCTCGACCAGTGGCCTTTTGCCCACTATTCCAAAGGGGTATATGCGTACACCACCTGGCATATGCCTCAAAAATC GAAAAAGGCGTGAGGATCCCCTCTTGCAGTTTTTTGAAAAAAGGCTAAAACATGAGCAAGGGGCCCGGAGAAGGGACAGAGAAATGGAAAAGGAGCGGTTGGCCCTAGAAAGAGAACGCCTTGCAGTCGAGGACCGCCGCATCACTTTAGAACGAGACAAGCTCACCTTAGACAGAGAGGTATTTTTGCAAAAAAAGAGGGAGTGGGAAGAAACCCaagagaagaaaaaggaagagcGGCTTGCCAGGCAAAGAAGGGAACAAGAAAGAGAACTCTATCTCCGACAGCAGGGTGCCCTGATTGACTTGGTAAGGTCTGTCGTTAAGAACATCCAGAAATAA
- the LOC119181687 gene encoding uncharacterized protein LOC119181687 — MALQLGFRAAKNFKRLACGISHLRLKSNLPENWDGGVGKGGGAGGSIREAGGSFGKMERAREEEYFRRTQKAQFKMLQDHIHKEIIQREQLIEALQTQIDRNKKIVEELKQQQQRPE, encoded by the exons ATGGCTCTGCAGCTGGGCTTCAGGGCGGCAAAAAATTTCAAGCGTCTGGCTTGCGGCATAAG cCATCTGCGGCTGAAGTCTAATCTTCCTGAGAACTGGGACGGTGGCGTAGGCAAG GGCGGGGGCGCTGGTGGAAGCATCCGCGAGGCCGGAGGCAGCTTCGGCAAGATGGAGCGGGCTCGCGAGGAAGAGTACTTCCGCCGAACG CAAAAAGCACAGTTCAAGATGCTTCAGGACCACATCCATAAAGAGATCATTCAACGCGAGCAGCTCATCGAGGCGCTGCAGACACAGATCGACAGGAACAAGAAGATCGTCGAAGAGctcaagcagcagcagcagcgccccGAGTGA